The genomic region AAACCCTTGCGATTCTTTCCCATTGTCTAAAGGAGGAATCCAATTCCCTGCAAGCAGAAATCGTCACCGTTTTAGGACGTTGGAAGAGTGCTATTTTCAAAACAGAAATTGCTGAAATGTTAGTGCAGTTTTATGAAGAGATGCCAGATGCGCAAAACAATGCTCACCTGAAACACAGTTTAGCCCTTGCCCTCGGTAATTTAAGTGTCACGACTGGAAAAGAATTGCTGTCACACTTAACCCAAGATGAAACCGCAACGGTCAAACTTCATGCCAAAGCAGCTTTAAAAAAACTCCCGTAGGTGTATCAAAATGCACGAAACGTAAGGAAAAAATCCGTTATTCTCATCGTAAAGTGTAACTGAGACTACACAAATGCGGATCGAGCAATTGCAAGCGTTTTTAGCTATCACTGAAACCGGTAACTTTGGACAAGCTGCCAAAAAATGTGGCGTTACTCAATCTACGATTAGCCGACAAGTCCAGGGATTGGAAAATGCGCTGGGTGTTCCTTTGTTTCATCGTTCTCATCAGGCAAAATTAACCGTCGCCGGAGAACGTTTTTTGCCTCGCGCTCGTAAAATTTGTCAAGAATGGTCGATTGGCATCAAAGAACTCGATGATTTGATGGCAGGAAAACAGCCGGAATTGTGTGTTGCAGCAATTCATTCGGTTTGTTCTTACCATTTACCCCCGGTATTACGGACCTTCTGCCGTCAATATCCTCATGTGCAACTGCGAGTCACTGCTTTAGGCAGCGATCGCGCCTTGAAAGTCTTACGAGATGGGTTAGTCGATGTTGCCGTGGTGATGAATAACCCGGCGTTTATGGCTAGTCCAGAAATGTTGGTTGATAGACTATTTGAAGAACCGATTGAAGTTTTAATGGCAGGGAATCATCCCTTAGCCAAGTACAAGCAACTCGCTTGGTCAGAATTAACGGCTTATCCCCATATTGTTTTTAAGGATGGCTATGGGATGCAACGCCTGGTACAAAATTGGTTTTCTCAGCAAAATGCCACTATTCAAACCGCAATGGAATTGAATACTTTGGATGCTTTTCGCGGCGTCATTCGTCAAGGGGAGTTAATTGCGTTACTGCCAAGGTCGGCACTGATAGACGCCCATCATGATCCCACCCTTGCCATTCGTACCATTGGGAATAAAACGAGCGAAAACAGCGATCAAAAAGCGACGCTGACCCGAGAAGTGATGTTTGCTACCACACGCGATCGCGCCGAAATTCCCCCAATTAAAGCGTTTCGTCAACTGGTCCAACAACTGTCTACCCCAACCACCGTTGACCTAACGCCGGAAGTTTGTCCTTCTCTAGAACTAAAATCATGAGCGCATCTTTCCGAGAACTCCTGAAAAAAGTTGGTAGTGGTCCCCACACCGGCAAAGATTTAACCCGCGCCGAAGCGGCGACAGCGACTCGCCTCATGTTGCAACAAGAAGCGACACCAGCCCAAATCGGGGCGTTTATGATTGCTCATCGCATTAAACGTCCAACCGCAGAAGAACTAGCAGGGATGTTAGATGCGTATGACGAAATGGGAGGGCAAATTCCTGCTTTAACCACCGATCAGCAGTATCCCGTTACCGTTTTTGGTGTGCCTTATGATGCGCGATCGCGCACTGCTCCCGTTTTTCCGATCACGCTCCTTTTACTAGCGAGTGTGGGCGTTCCGGTGATTTCTCATGGGGGCAACTGTATGCCGACCAAATACGGCATTCCCTTTGTTAAGATTTGGGAAGCTTTAGGCGTTAACTATCGTTCGCTTTCTCTGGCCGGTAGCCAACAACTCCTCACCAAAACGGGCATTGGTTTCTACTACCTTCCCCAACACTTTCCGCAAGCCCACAACTTGATTCCCTATCGGGAAGAAATTGGCAAACGTCCTCCTTTTGCGACCATTGAACTGATTTGGTCACCCTATGCGGGCACAGCAAATATGATTTCTGGATTTGTCCATCCGCCCACTGAGGATCGGTTCCGAGAAGTTTTTCCGTTACGCCCCATGCAACAACTGATTACCGTAAAAGGGTTAGAAGGAAGTTGCGATCTCGCTCGAAACCGCACAGGGATCGTGGGCATTAATCAACCGGAAAAAGGATTTCAACGGTTGCATTTGCACCCCGAAAATTATGGGTTTGCCGGACGCGATGTCTTGCTCGAATCGCCAGAAAAATTAATAGAACAGTTACAAACCGTGATAGCTGGCAAACCAGGAGAGTTAATGTCAGCTGCGCTTTGGAATGGGGGAATTTATCTCTGGTTATGTGGCGTTTGTCCCGACTTAGAAACGGGCTTAGCCAAAGCAGAAGATTTAATTACAACCGGTATTGTGGCAGACAAATTGGAGGAACTACAAACTGATTTGCCTTAAAATGCTAGATCACTTCAGACTCTCTGTGAGCGAATCTCACTTCAATGTCACTAAAAGTTGTTTATGAGTGAATCACCCTCACCGAAATCTACTCCAAGCAAAGGATTAACAGCAACGCTGAACTATATTGAACGCATTGGCAACCGTTTACCGGATCCTTTAACGCTATTTGCGCTACTTGCTTTATTAACCATTGTTGCCAGCGCGATCGCGTCTTGACTCAAATCAAACGTTCCAGCTCAGTAGAATAGATACAAATAGTGAATTAGAGAATTTCTCGAAGACTTCAAATAGAGTTATTTGCCCAAAGGCAATGGTCTCGGGACTGGTCCAATCGTCACATTACCAGCGACTGCATAGATGGTTGCAGATTTGGCACTGGCTTTGTTAATAGTTAAGCCTCGGCCAGCATAGTATCCAGCAACAATGTCGAGATCCTGGGGCAAGATGTTCTGAGTGAGAGCCTCCTCAATAGTACGGTAGGGCTGCAAGATAGTACCATTTGGCTCTCCTACCCAACTAGGCGATCGCGCATCAATGAACTTTGCTTTGTCCCCCGGTGCAAGGGCACCGATTGCGTTGAGCAGATTTTCATTGGCTATTCCAGTCGCATAATTGCAGTTTGGTGGCTTACAGTTTGTGTACCCTCCATCATGTATTCCAATTGCGATCAGCGATCCTGGTAGATGTAATGGACCGCCTGAATCGCCTCCCGATGAGTCTGCATCATAATAGAAGATTCGTCTGCTAGGGTTTTCCTTGTCAATCACTTCCAAGATTTGTCCAAGAGCTTCTTGCTCTGTTTGGGAAGCCGCATTGTTGCCACCTTTAGTTCCTGGTGGTTTATCATCTACACCATATCCCGTGACTGTTATATAAGTGCCTTTTTCTGGTGCTGGGGCTGTTTTTACCAGCTGGAAGAAGGCTTGACGGGATGCGAACACCGATGTGCCATCTGTGTTTGGTTTAATGCGGAAGACTGCCCAGTCTCGTCCGTTGTCAAAACCTACCTCTGCAAATTTGATAGAACCCATATCAATCGGAAACTGATCTTTGGCCGGTGGAGGCTGTTCCGTACCATCAGGGAGGGAAGGTGGTACATCAAACTGGAGTATTTGCTGTGTGGTGATCGGTTTTGGATTCTGGCAAATACCTTTTTCCACATTCTGGCAAAAGCAATGTCCTGCAGAAAGACCAACGCCAGCAGAGGTCAACCATCCAGTACATCCTATCGGTTCCATCCGTGCCGTAGCAGGATTCTCAGAGTGGACTCGGTCATCCGGACCAACAATGACTCCAGGGGCTTCTTCCGCTTCCGTTCGTAGAAATTTGGCATCGCGGTCTGTTTCCACTCGCACGCCTTTGAGTAAATTCATCACAGACTCAGTGACAGTATCTACGATAACGGTATCTCCCTTGAAATAAGCTGTGCTATATGACCACGTCTCCAACGTATCTGCATCAAAGTGCTGGGAAGACTGATTGTTCACGTCTGAAACCTGGATTCTCACATTCTTTGGTATTGACCTTGGCTGGAAATATAGACGGATATAGTTGACATCAGGGGCGATCAGTTGCGCCCGTGTGTCGCTCTCATATTTGATCTTGAACCCTTGCTCGGTGGAGGTTGAGTTGAGATGTGCTGCTACGGCGGCTGCTTCTGGCACTCTGTAAAAACCGAACGTGAGAAAGCATGTGATTACAATAGCAATCAATATCAGAACTCTTAGTAATCTCGGAGCCTTGTGCTGCTGTTTATCCATGGTTACTTCATCTGAGGTTATTTAATCCGTATAATTTTTAGTAAGCCAACGTAGGGATAGTCTCGATCTGTCCAGTTTCTCCGCTTGCTTTACCTCCCAAGTTATGAACATGCTGTCCATCGTGCCAATCGACGTCACTCCTGCTTAAGGAGAAGCGATAATTGTTTGTCTCTGGATTCGTGCGCACAATTAGACCAAAGTTTGTATTGGCTGCTGATGGGACAACAGTGGAAATTGAACCAGTGGTATTCGGTAAGCTGACCTCTACTGTTCCCGATGTTTCTACCTGGCCTCCTGCCTGGCCAATACGAGCATACTCTTGGACCCCTCGTGTGAATTTATCCGTTAGGTCTGGTGTTTTTTCTCCGTAGAAAGGGCTTTGCCTGTCCTGAATTGTCGTGCCGTCGCAAATAACAAAATTTTCTGGAACTTCCATTGTTGACCCATTCGGTCTCCACCAGTCAATTATTCCTCCAATTGGCACAGTTCCATAACCTGTGAGTGGTCCACTAATAGTCAAGCTAGAACCTTTGATCGCTCCAGTTGTCGTCAAACTAGAAGCTTTGATCGCTCCCTCAATATTGATCGAAGCCTTATTACTAATGTTTAAGGTCGCCCCTTCCAATTGACCAAGAGTAGAGATCGAATTAGGAGTAGAAATCGGCCCATTAACGGTCAATTTTGAGGGGTCATTTCCTTGACCAATTATCACGTTGCCTGTGTCCGTAATTGTCAATTGGGCTTGAGCAGGAAAGACAAAAAATAGTGTCATGGCTCCTGTCAAGATAAAAATGAATGGTGGTGGAAAAACAACCTTTATGGATGCCATTCGCTTGGCGTTTTACGGACAACGAGCGCAATGTTCCACACGAGGGAATCTGAGTTATAGTGACTTTTTATCGCAAGCAGTGAATCGTCATAGTGAGAATAAAACCCGCATTGAATTGGCGTTTGAAGAGATATTAGATAATCAATTAGTTGTCTTTAGAATTACGCGCAGTTGGCAAAAGGGAGATAATAAGGATACGTTAAGTATTTTAGTGGATGATTGGCCCGATCGCGCTCTGACTAATATTTGGGATGAATATATTGAAAACTTACTCCCTTTAGGCATTTCTAATCTATTTTTATTTGATGGGGAACAAGTAAAAGAGTTAGCGGACTTAGAGGTTCCGCCGCCACAAGTGAAAGATGCGATTCAAGCGTTATTAGGATTAGAATTAGCGGAAAAGTTAGGGGAAGATTTAGAGGTTTTAGTCAATCGCAAGCGCAAACAACTGGCAAATCAAACGACGCTGAAAACATTAGAGGAAATTGAAACGAAGCTGAATGACCAAAAAAAGTAATATAAGCAAGCAGAAGCGCAATTTAATCAGCTAGAAGCAGACCTCAAGAAAGCGAATGAAACGCATCGCCTTGCCTCCGAAAACTTTATCTCAGAAGGCGGAAAAATTGCCTCTCAACAATCGCAATTAGAACGAAAAATTAATGAACTGAAAAACGATGAAGCAAGAGAGAAAGAGGCACTGCGAGATTTAGCTGCAGATGTGTTACCGTTAGCTTTAATTACACCCTTATTAGAGACAGCAAAAGCACATGGAGAAACCGAATTAGACTATCAACAAGCCTTACTGACCCAAGATGTAATTAAACAGCGCGATCGCGCAGTAAGAATATCACTTCGAGAGAGCCGTTGCCAGTGTAAGAGAAGCAGGCTTGAGAAGTGGTAATAGACATGAGGTAAAATCCAAAGAACACCCCTTACGGCAATGAAGGGATTCAAAGGGCTAGAAACTCTTGATCAGCGCGATTGTGAGCGATCAACAACCCCGATCCTATGGTTGAGATGCGGGGCAATTCGCTGTAACTGATGATTTCGATGATCCATTACCCGCAGAAATTCTCG from Cyanobacteria bacterium GSL.Bin1 harbors:
- a CDS encoding LysR family transcriptional regulator, coding for MRIEQLQAFLAITETGNFGQAAKKCGVTQSTISRQVQGLENALGVPLFHRSHQAKLTVAGERFLPRARKICQEWSIGIKELDDLMAGKQPELCVAAIHSVCSYHLPPVLRTFCRQYPHVQLRVTALGSDRALKVLRDGLVDVAVVMNNPAFMASPEMLVDRLFEEPIEVLMAGNHPLAKYKQLAWSELTAYPHIVFKDGYGMQRLVQNWFSQQNATIQTAMELNTLDAFRGVIRQGELIALLPRSALIDAHHDPTLAIRTIGNKTSENSDQKATLTREVMFATTRDRAEIPPIKAFRQLVQQLSTPTTVDLTPEVCPSLELKS
- a CDS encoding trypsin-like serine protease, translated to MDKQQHKAPRLLRVLILIAIVITCFLTFGFYRVPEAAAVAAHLNSTSTEQGFKIKYESDTRAQLIAPDVNYIRLYFQPRSIPKNVRIQVSDVNNQSSQHFDADTLETWSYSTAYFKGDTVIVDTVTESVMNLLKGVRVETDRDAKFLRTEAEEAPGVIVGPDDRVHSENPATARMEPIGCTGWLTSAGVGLSAGHCFCQNVEKGICQNPKPITTQQILQFDVPPSLPDGTEQPPPAKDQFPIDMGSIKFAEVGFDNGRDWAVFRIKPNTDGTSVFASRQAFFQLVKTAPAPEKGTYITVTGYGVDDKPPGTKGGNNAASQTEQEALGQILEVIDKENPSRRIFYYDADSSGGDSGGPLHLPGSLIAIGIHDGGYTNCKPPNCNYATGIANENLLNAIGALAPGDKAKFIDARSPSWVGEPNGTILQPYRTIEEALTQNILPQDLDIVAGYYAGRGLTINKASAKSATIYAVAGNVTIGPVPRPLPLGK